From Catenulispora sp. GP43, one genomic window encodes:
- a CDS encoding cupin domain-containing protein has product MQKLSLEALSRQHLERAAASSTGRSSQSIYGGHEHVLRQTLIALRAGSTLAEHENPGEATVLVLRGRVRLVSDDASWEGMAGDLLIVPEARHSLEALEDAAFVLTVGKTQ; this is encoded by the coding sequence ATGCAGAAGCTTTCGCTCGAAGCGCTCTCCCGGCAGCACCTGGAGCGCGCCGCGGCGTCCTCGACCGGCCGCAGTTCGCAGTCGATCTACGGCGGCCACGAGCACGTCCTGCGCCAGACGCTCATCGCCCTGCGCGCCGGCAGCACGCTGGCCGAGCACGAGAACCCCGGCGAGGCGACGGTGCTGGTGCTGCGCGGCCGGGTCCGGCTGGTGTCCGACGACGCGTCGTGGGAGGGCATGGCCGGCGACCTGCTGATCGTGCCGGAGGCCCGGCACAGCCTGGAGGCGCTGGAGGACGCCGCGTTCGTGCTCACGGTGGGCAAGACCCAGTGA
- a CDS encoding amino acid permease — translation MNAQNATKGLFRTKSIEDTLKDTDDSEHSLKRALSAFDLTVYGIGVIIGTGIFVLTGTAAKDYAGPSVALSFAAAGIVCALAALCYAEFASTVPVAGSAYTFSYSSIGEFPAWLIGWDLILELALGAAVVAVGWSGYIQTLLGDIGIHIPASIGGGTDQHWGLNIPAAVLVLAVTALLVAGVKESARFTAVIVTVKVAVVLLVIFAGLFYIKGSNYHPFIPPTSKATSTGSGGSQPLIQHLGFAPGSFGVMGIFTAAAVVFFAFIGFDVVATAAEEVKKPQRDLPRGILASLAVCTVLYVAVTLVVTGMQKYTALSEKAPLADAFNATGAHWLSGFISAGAVLGLTSVTLLLLMGQSRVFFAMSRDGLLPQSFSRVHPRFKTPYRSTILLGGVVACFAAVIPLKALAELVNIGTLAAFILVSLGVIILRRTRPDLPRAFRTPAVPFVPIAAILACLWLMLNLPVDTWIRFGVWMAVGLVVYFGYSRRHAVHAVQEPEVETVG, via the coding sequence ATGAACGCTCAGAACGCTACGAAGGGCTTATTCCGCACAAAAAGCATCGAAGACACCCTCAAAGACACAGACGACTCCGAGCACAGCCTCAAACGCGCGCTGTCGGCGTTCGACCTGACCGTCTACGGCATCGGTGTGATCATCGGTACCGGGATCTTCGTGCTGACGGGAACCGCCGCCAAGGACTACGCCGGGCCCTCCGTCGCGCTGTCCTTCGCCGCTGCGGGGATCGTGTGCGCACTCGCGGCCCTGTGTTACGCCGAATTCGCCTCGACCGTGCCGGTCGCGGGGTCGGCGTACACCTTCTCCTACTCCTCGATCGGCGAGTTCCCGGCGTGGCTGATCGGCTGGGACCTGATCCTGGAGCTCGCGCTCGGCGCGGCGGTGGTCGCGGTCGGGTGGTCCGGCTACATCCAGACGCTGCTGGGCGACATCGGCATCCACATCCCGGCCTCGATCGGGGGCGGGACCGACCAGCACTGGGGGCTGAACATCCCGGCCGCGGTGCTGGTGCTGGCCGTGACCGCGCTGCTGGTCGCCGGGGTCAAGGAGTCGGCGCGGTTCACCGCCGTGATCGTCACGGTCAAGGTGGCGGTGGTGCTGCTGGTCATCTTCGCGGGCCTGTTCTACATCAAGGGCTCGAACTACCACCCCTTCATCCCGCCGACCTCCAAGGCGACGAGTACCGGTTCCGGCGGCTCGCAGCCGCTGATCCAGCACCTGGGCTTCGCGCCGGGCTCGTTCGGAGTGATGGGCATCTTCACCGCCGCCGCCGTCGTGTTCTTCGCGTTCATCGGGTTCGACGTCGTGGCCACCGCCGCCGAGGAGGTGAAGAAGCCCCAGCGCGACCTGCCGCGCGGCATCCTGGCCTCGCTGGCGGTGTGCACGGTGCTTTACGTGGCCGTGACGCTGGTCGTGACCGGCATGCAGAAGTACACGGCGTTGTCGGAGAAGGCCCCGCTGGCCGACGCCTTCAACGCCACCGGCGCGCACTGGCTCAGCGGCTTCATCAGCGCCGGCGCGGTCCTGGGCCTGACCTCGGTCACCCTGCTGCTGCTGATGGGCCAGTCCCGGGTGTTCTTCGCCATGAGCCGCGACGGCCTGCTGCCCCAGAGCTTCTCCCGGGTCCACCCCCGGTTCAAGACGCCGTACCGGTCGACCATCCTGCTGGGCGGGGTCGTGGCCTGCTTCGCCGCCGTCATCCCGCTCAAGGCGCTGGCCGAGCTGGTGAACATCGGCACCCTGGCGGCCTTCATCCTGGTCTCGCTCGGTGTCATCATCCTGCGACGCACGCGCCCGGACCTGCCGCGCGCCTTCCGCACGCCGGCGGTGCCGTTCGTCCCGATCGCGGCGATCCTGGCCTGCCTGTGGCTGATGCTCAACCTGCCGGTGGACACCTGGATCCGGTTCGGCGTATGGATGGCGGTCGGGCTTGTCGTGTACTTCGGCTACAGCCGCCGCCACGCCGTCCACGCTGTGCAGGAACCCGAAGTCGAGACAGTCGGGTAG
- a CDS encoding NADH-ubiquinone oxidoreductase-F iron-sulfur binding region domain-containing protein, whose protein sequence is MTTTVTALPVRVRSYATSAARRLLPSEPLTYEAHCAVYGGLSYLDGAQIILAAELAGLSGHGGAAFPTHRKMSAVREAARRARRGAVVVANGTEGEPASAKDKALLSSAPHLVLDGVALAAAAVGADRAFLAVEAGRGLGRYLTEASRQRPASAASAAPVTVTVVEVPPGFLSGQESALVSFLNGGPARPRFQARPVYEHGVGGDPTLVQNVETLAHLALIARHGPGWYRAGAATSLFTVRHADRTPAVIEAMPSTPLRHFADPGAGQAILVGGYHGTWLPLADAAPRSLDALGAPLGAGLLAVLPHDRCGLTETASILRYLALESAGQCGPCLNGLPRMATAFAELANPTPRTDFRRLHTDLARWAGLITGRGACRHPDGSARLARSALITFAAEADAHTRGRCTAPGRPAMLPAEGRGA, encoded by the coding sequence ATGACCACGACTGTGACTGCCCTGCCGGTGCGCGTCCGCTCGTACGCCACGAGCGCGGCGAGGCGGCTGCTTCCCTCAGAACCGTTGACCTACGAGGCGCACTGCGCGGTCTACGGCGGCCTGTCGTACCTCGACGGCGCGCAGATCATCCTGGCCGCCGAACTGGCGGGCCTGAGCGGGCACGGCGGCGCGGCGTTCCCGACTCACCGCAAGATGAGCGCGGTGCGCGAGGCGGCTCGGCGGGCCCGGCGCGGAGCCGTGGTGGTGGCCAACGGCACGGAGGGCGAGCCGGCCAGCGCGAAAGACAAAGCCCTGCTTTCCTCGGCGCCGCACCTGGTGCTGGACGGGGTGGCGCTCGCGGCGGCGGCGGTCGGCGCCGACCGCGCTTTCCTGGCCGTGGAGGCCGGCCGCGGCTTGGGCCGGTATCTGACCGAGGCGAGCCGGCAGCGGCCGGCGTCGGCAGCGTCAGCGGCGCCGGTCACCGTCACGGTCGTCGAGGTGCCGCCCGGGTTCCTGTCCGGCCAGGAGTCCGCGCTGGTGTCGTTCCTGAACGGAGGTCCGGCCAGGCCACGGTTCCAAGCCCGGCCGGTGTACGAGCACGGCGTCGGCGGCGACCCCACACTGGTTCAGAACGTTGAGACACTGGCCCATTTGGCACTGATCGCCCGCCACGGCCCGGGGTGGTACCGGGCCGGCGCGGCCACGTCACTGTTCACGGTGCGGCACGCGGACCGCACACCGGCCGTGATCGAGGCCATGCCGAGCACACCCTTGCGCCACTTCGCCGATCCGGGCGCGGGCCAGGCGATCCTGGTCGGCGGCTACCACGGCACCTGGCTGCCGTTGGCCGACGCGGCGCCGAGGAGCCTGGACGCACTCGGCGCTCCGCTGGGCGCGGGCCTGTTGGCAGTCCTCCCCCACGATCGCTGCGGCCTGACCGAGACCGCCTCGATCCTGCGCTACCTGGCGCTGGAATCGGCCGGCCAGTGCGGACCGTGCCTGAACGGCCTGCCGCGCATGGCAACGGCCTTCGCCGAACTGGCGAATCCGACGCCGCGCACCGACTTCCGCCGGCTCCACACCGACCTGGCACGCTGGGCCGGCCTGATCACCGGCCGCGGCGCGTGCCGCCACCCCGACGGCTCGGCACGCCTGGCCCGCAGTGCCCTGATCACCTTCGCGGCGGAGGCGGACGCGCACACTCGAGGACGCTGCACCGCGCCCGGTCGACCGGCGATGCTGCCTGCCGAGGGACGCGGGGCTTGA
- a CDS encoding ATP-binding protein produces the protein MNADIALWCTAAALVVAIAVAVYMARGAGRLRAQVAGLEQACAARDAAVAQLVAIGLPSAAELVGDSPAAHSAHSAHSAHPAPTVAPVLERTAFAGNVQVLTQRYGAGVRDLQRDVARSVRERVEEEAHQTTESAVRSFAETVVSLGANLSKVVAEAMRRHRGDETFETLTLIDHTVQQMIRQAQSYVVVCGGLPGRRWPAQPMTDVVRGAMGRIQDYQRVRPRELSRQVVGQAVEPAVHAVATLLDNAARYSPPGSFVDVTFQEGHHGVTIIVDDAGVGMNSEQLDSARRILSGQEPVDLHALGPHPKIGFPTVAALSRRYGFQASVDGSGSPFGGTRAALFIPESLLAAEAPIDDDHSAPPAPADLVETETTDAGLPRRRRHSATQDTQPLPPVLSASQPRPGIAAAWQSGAHRTDGGSTPSAPAEGTR, from the coding sequence ATGAATGCTGATATAGCACTGTGGTGCACGGCTGCCGCTCTGGTCGTCGCGATAGCCGTCGCCGTGTACATGGCCCGTGGTGCCGGACGGCTGCGGGCGCAAGTCGCCGGCCTGGAGCAGGCCTGTGCGGCCCGGGATGCCGCGGTGGCACAGCTGGTCGCCATCGGGCTCCCGTCGGCGGCCGAGCTGGTGGGCGATTCCCCCGCGGCCCACTCGGCCCACTCGGCCCACTCGGCCCATCCGGCCCCGACCGTGGCGCCGGTCCTGGAGCGGACGGCCTTCGCCGGGAACGTCCAGGTCCTGACACAGCGCTACGGCGCCGGCGTCCGCGATCTGCAGCGCGACGTGGCCCGGTCGGTGCGCGAGCGCGTCGAGGAAGAGGCCCACCAGACCACCGAGTCGGCCGTGCGGTCCTTCGCCGAGACGGTGGTGAGCCTGGGGGCGAACCTGAGCAAGGTGGTCGCCGAGGCCATGCGCCGGCACCGGGGGGACGAGACCTTCGAGACCCTCACGCTGATCGACCACACCGTCCAGCAGATGATCCGCCAGGCCCAGTCCTACGTCGTGGTCTGCGGCGGCCTGCCGGGCCGGCGCTGGCCGGCCCAGCCGATGACCGACGTGGTGCGCGGCGCGATGGGCCGGATCCAGGACTACCAGCGGGTCCGGCCGCGCGAGCTGAGCCGCCAGGTGGTCGGCCAGGCCGTGGAGCCGGCCGTGCACGCGGTGGCCACGCTGCTGGACAACGCCGCCCGCTACTCCCCGCCCGGGTCCTTCGTCGACGTGACGTTCCAGGAGGGCCACCACGGGGTGACCATCATCGTCGACGACGCCGGCGTGGGCATGAACAGCGAGCAGCTGGACTCCGCGCGCCGCATCCTGTCCGGCCAGGAACCGGTCGATCTGCACGCCCTGGGCCCGCACCCGAAGATCGGCTTCCCGACGGTGGCCGCGCTGAGCCGGCGCTACGGCTTCCAGGCCTCCGTCGACGGCTCCGGCAGCCCGTTCGGCGGGACGCGCGCGGCGCTGTTCATCCCCGAGTCCCTGCTCGCCGCGGAGGCCCCGATCGACGACGATCACAGCGCCCCGCCCGCGCCGGCCGATCTCGTGGAGACGGAGACGACCGACGCCGGGCTGCCGCGCCGCCGGCGGCACAGCGCCACGCAGGACACCCAGCCCCTCCCGCCGGTGCTCAGCGCCTCGCAGCCGCGGCCCGGCATCGCCGCGGCGTGGCAGAGCGGCGCGCACCGCACCGACGGCGGGTCCACGCCCTCCGCCCCCGCAGAAGGGACCCGATAG
- a CDS encoding roadblock/LC7 domain-containing protein: MSTTAPPADANNKLTWMLSSLDIEGVRYSVLISGDGLRMAHSDTISRDEADAFAAAVSGVQSLGKALATLTGDEDNRLRQNLIEYDQALVLVTAAGQNAMLGVCAEPTADAGLIVHRMNDLASRLGNELTSETRRP, encoded by the coding sequence GTGAGCACCACCGCCCCGCCGGCTGACGCCAACAACAAGCTGACCTGGATGCTCAGCAGCCTGGACATCGAAGGGGTGCGCTATTCGGTCCTCATCTCCGGGGACGGGCTGCGCATGGCGCATTCGGACACGATCTCCCGCGACGAGGCCGACGCGTTCGCCGCGGCGGTCAGCGGGGTGCAGTCCCTGGGCAAGGCGCTGGCCACGCTGACCGGGGACGAGGACAACCGGCTGCGGCAGAACCTGATCGAGTACGACCAGGCCCTGGTCCTGGTCACCGCCGCCGGGCAGAACGCGATGCTGGGGGTGTGCGCGGAGCCCACCGCGGACGCCGGGCTGATCGTGCACCGGATGAACGATCTGGCCTCGCGCCTGGGCAACGAACTCACCAGCGAGACCCGCCGGCCATGA
- a CDS encoding CBS domain-containing protein has product MATTISEIMTTPVQCVDGDQPLEDVARLMRDKGIGAVPVRGADGELTGMLTDRDIAVRGVAEGMDLGRVAASTLASKPPVCVRASDPIHAAQRAMADHRIRRLPVVDGPHLVGIVSQSDLARVLPPGISGLVENAIIQDI; this is encoded by the coding sequence ATGGCCACGACTATCTCCGAGATCATGACCACCCCCGTCCAGTGCGTCGACGGTGACCAGCCCCTGGAAGACGTCGCCCGGCTGATGCGCGACAAGGGCATCGGCGCCGTCCCGGTCCGGGGCGCGGACGGCGAGCTGACCGGGATGCTGACCGACCGGGACATCGCCGTGCGCGGCGTGGCCGAGGGCATGGACCTGGGCCGGGTGGCGGCGTCCACGCTGGCGTCCAAGCCACCGGTGTGCGTGCGCGCGTCCGACCCGATCCACGCCGCCCAGCGTGCCATGGCCGACCACCGGATCCGCCGGCTGCCGGTGGTCGACGGGCCGCACCTGGTCGGCATCGTCAGCCAGTCCGACCTGGCCCGGGTCCTGCCGCCGGGGATCAGCGGCCTGGTCGAGAACGCGATCATCCAGGATATATAA
- a CDS encoding FAD:protein FMN transferase translates to MRSAAVDWRALGCAVRLAVTDPEALTDARQALVTWLAMVDLACSRFRDDSEICALDRSAGREMPVSEVLADALAAALRGAELSGGDVDPTVGSALAGLGYDRDFDLVQHGGSPVKLVVRPVPGWRRIRFDAVGRTLAVPAGVRLDLGATAKAWAADRAAAELAATFGCGVLVGLGGDIAVAGPAPEDGWAIRVQDRTDDPSSDAAHTSVLIRDGGLATSGTAARRWTRDGRTLHHIVDPATGLSARTPWRTVSVTAASCLDANIASTAAVIRGGRAPAWLAECGLDARLLAEDGTVCTVGRWPAAPRSSGFTYSLDPKEVRSWTPR, encoded by the coding sequence ATGAGAAGCGCTGCGGTTGACTGGCGGGCGCTGGGCTGCGCGGTCCGCTTAGCGGTCACCGATCCGGAAGCCCTGACCGACGCCCGGCAGGCGCTGGTGACCTGGCTGGCCATGGTGGATCTGGCCTGCAGCCGGTTCCGCGACGACTCCGAGATATGCGCTCTCGACCGCTCGGCCGGACGCGAGATGCCGGTCAGCGAGGTGCTGGCCGACGCGCTTGCGGCCGCGTTGCGCGGTGCGGAACTCAGCGGCGGGGACGTCGACCCCACGGTCGGCTCGGCCTTGGCCGGCCTGGGCTACGACCGCGACTTCGACCTCGTGCAGCACGGCGGAAGCCCGGTGAAGCTGGTGGTACGGCCGGTGCCGGGCTGGCGGCGGATCCGGTTCGACGCCGTAGGGCGCACGCTGGCGGTGCCCGCCGGGGTCCGGCTGGACCTGGGGGCGACGGCGAAGGCGTGGGCCGCCGACCGTGCTGCCGCGGAGTTGGCCGCGACGTTCGGCTGCGGCGTGCTGGTCGGTCTCGGCGGCGACATCGCCGTGGCCGGGCCGGCGCCGGAGGACGGCTGGGCGATCCGCGTCCAGGATCGGACCGATGATCCGAGCTCGGATGCCGCACATACCAGCGTCCTGATCCGCGACGGCGGGCTGGCCACCTCGGGCACCGCCGCCCGGCGCTGGACCCGCGATGGCAGAACCCTGCATCACATCGTCGATCCGGCCACCGGCCTGTCGGCGCGCACCCCGTGGCGCACCGTCAGCGTGACGGCCGCCAGCTGCCTGGACGCCAACATCGCCAGCACGGCCGCCGTCATCCGCGGCGGGCGGGCCCCGGCCTGGCTCGCCGAGTGCGGCCTGGACGCCCGACTGCTGGCCGAGGACGGAACGGTGTGCACGGTCGGCCGCTGGCCCGCCGCGCCGCGCAGCAGCGGCTTCACCTACTCCCTGGATCCGAAGGAGGTGCGGTCGTGGACTCCGCGGTGA
- a CDS encoding aconitate hydratase gives MHPWSGFAPRITGQSVEVAGKNLARKLIEAHLVDGETTPGSEIALRVDQTLTQDATGTLVMLELEALGLKRVRTEVSVQYVDHNLLQTDERNMADHLFLRSAAQRFGLWFSPPGGGVSHPVHMQRFGIPGKSLIGSDSHTCAAGSLGMLAIGVGGLEVALAMAGEPLYLTMPRIWGVRLNGELPTWVSAKDVVLEMLRRHGVKGGVHRIIEYHGPGVATLTAMDRHVIANMGAELGATATVFPSDERVREFLRAEGREDAYVPLEADPDADYDLTEEIDLSTLEPLIAKPSSPGNVVPVREVAGTEVHQVVVGSSANPGLRDFAVVAAILRGRRADGQVSLDINPTSREILADLTKSGATLDLIHAGARLHQTGCLGCIGMGQAPAKGRNSLRTFPRNFPGRSGTDDDQVWLCSPETAAAAALTGRITDPRELGFAYPDVRLPESSSVDVVVLEHPLPPGLAAEVELVKAESIGGLPELDPLPDRLDVPVVLKAGDNVSTDEILQAGAAALPYRSDIEKLAEFSFTRLDPTYPRRAREAGDHAVIGGENYGQGSSREHAALAPRSLGLRVVIAKSFARIHASNLVNFGVLPLEFTDPADYDAVRPGDELQLEDLSRHLADGEFTVGNLSQNTTFGVRHRLSPRQIATILAGGRIAEHAGKGSGS, from the coding sequence ATGCACCCCTGGAGTGGGTTTGCGCCGCGGATCACCGGGCAATCGGTCGAAGTGGCCGGAAAGAACTTGGCGCGCAAGCTGATCGAGGCACATCTCGTGGACGGCGAGACGACGCCGGGATCCGAGATCGCGCTGCGCGTGGACCAGACCCTGACCCAGGACGCCACCGGGACCCTGGTGATGCTGGAGCTGGAAGCCCTCGGGCTGAAACGGGTCCGCACCGAGGTCTCGGTGCAGTACGTCGACCACAACCTGCTGCAGACCGACGAGCGGAACATGGCCGACCACCTGTTCCTGCGCTCGGCGGCGCAACGCTTCGGCCTGTGGTTCTCCCCGCCGGGCGGCGGCGTGTCGCACCCGGTGCACATGCAGCGCTTCGGGATCCCCGGCAAGTCGCTCATCGGTTCGGACTCCCACACCTGCGCCGCCGGCTCGCTGGGCATGCTGGCGATCGGCGTCGGCGGCCTGGAGGTCGCCCTGGCGATGGCCGGGGAGCCGCTGTACTTGACCATGCCCAGGATCTGGGGCGTCCGGCTAAATGGGGAACTCCCCACTTGGGTCAGCGCCAAGGACGTGGTGCTGGAGATGCTGCGCCGCCACGGTGTGAAGGGCGGGGTGCACCGGATCATCGAGTACCACGGGCCGGGCGTGGCGACGCTGACGGCGATGGACCGGCACGTCATCGCCAACATGGGTGCCGAGCTCGGCGCGACGGCGACGGTGTTCCCCTCCGACGAGCGGGTGCGCGAATTCCTTCGCGCAGAAGGCCGGGAGGACGCGTATGTACCACTGGAGGCAGACCCGGACGCAGACTACGACCTCACCGAGGAGATCGACCTCAGCACCCTGGAACCCCTGATCGCCAAACCGAGTTCGCCCGGCAATGTAGTACCGGTGCGAGAAGTGGCCGGCACCGAGGTGCACCAGGTGGTCGTCGGCTCCTCGGCCAACCCGGGCCTGCGCGACTTCGCCGTCGTCGCCGCGATCCTGCGCGGCCGCCGCGCCGACGGGCAGGTCTCGCTCGACATCAACCCGACCTCGCGCGAGATCCTCGCCGACCTGACGAAGTCCGGCGCCACCCTGGACCTGATCCACGCCGGCGCGCGCCTGCACCAGACCGGCTGCCTGGGCTGCATCGGCATGGGCCAGGCCCCCGCGAAGGGCCGCAACAGCCTGCGAACCTTCCCGCGCAACTTCCCCGGCCGCTCCGGAACCGACGACGACCAGGTCTGGCTGTGCTCTCCGGAGACGGCTGCCGCGGCGGCGCTCACCGGCCGCATCACCGACCCGCGCGAACTCGGGTTCGCCTACCCGGACGTGCGGCTGCCGGAGTCCTCGTCGGTGGACGTCGTGGTGCTGGAGCACCCGCTGCCGCCGGGCCTGGCCGCGGAGGTCGAGCTGGTCAAGGCCGAGAGCATCGGCGGCCTGCCGGAGCTGGACCCGCTGCCGGACCGGCTGGACGTCCCGGTGGTCCTGAAGGCCGGCGACAACGTGTCGACCGACGAGATCCTGCAGGCCGGCGCTGCGGCGCTGCCCTACCGCAGCGACATCGAGAAGCTCGCCGAGTTCTCCTTCACCCGCCTGGACCCGACCTACCCGCGGCGTGCCCGCGAGGCCGGCGACCACGCGGTGATCGGCGGCGAGAACTACGGCCAGGGCTCCTCGCGCGAACACGCCGCCCTGGCGCCGCGCTCCCTGGGACTTCGGGTCGTGATCGCCAAGTCGTTCGCGCGCATCCATGCCTCGAACCTGGTGAACTTCGGCGTCCTGCCCCTGGAGTTCACCGACCCGGCCGACTACGACGCTGTGCGGCCCGGCGACGAACTCCAGCTCGAGGACCTGAGCCGACACCTGGCCGACGGCGAGTTCACGGTCGGCAACTTGTCGCAGAACACGACGTTCGGCGTCCGGCACCGGCTCTCGCCCCGGCAGATCGCGACGATCCTGGCCGGGGGACGGATCGCCGAGCATGCGGGCAAGGGGAGCGGGAGCTGA
- a CDS encoding ATP-binding protein gives MAQRIEVARAGRITVPETASVQLAVPADKHYIVLVRSAVAQLGACFGFTMGDIGDLRLAVDEACNLLVAGGPDPAVSGLECRAVVRGDLLRVTLSASAVAAAPPDTEGFGWTILAALVDALAWEQSENVVRVEIEKRRGTRGG, from the coding sequence ATGGCACAGCGCATCGAGGTGGCGCGAGCCGGCCGGATCACCGTGCCCGAGACCGCGTCCGTGCAACTCGCCGTACCGGCTGACAAGCACTACATCGTGCTGGTCCGCTCCGCAGTGGCCCAGCTCGGCGCGTGTTTCGGCTTCACCATGGGCGACATCGGCGACCTGCGCCTGGCGGTGGACGAGGCGTGCAACCTGCTCGTCGCCGGCGGCCCCGACCCGGCCGTCAGCGGCCTGGAGTGCCGGGCCGTGGTGCGCGGCGACCTGCTGCGGGTGACGCTGTCCGCCTCGGCCGTGGCCGCCGCGCCGCCGGACACCGAGGGCTTCGGCTGGACCATCCTGGCCGCGCTGGTGGATGCGCTGGCCTGGGAGCAGAGCGAGAACGTGGTGCGCGTCGAGATCGAGAAGCGCCGCGGCACCCGCGGCGGCTGA
- a CDS encoding ferredoxin, translated as MPEQAPPPPPPRAAVDWTACRGHGACADLLPEVISLDEWGYPIIQDRPVPAQARRRARKAVSECPALALLLRS; from the coding sequence ATGCCCGAACAAGCGCCCCCGCCCCCGCCGCCGCGCGCGGCCGTCGACTGGACCGCCTGCCGAGGCCACGGCGCGTGCGCCGATCTCCTCCCGGAAGTCATCTCCCTGGACGAGTGGGGCTACCCGATCATCCAGGACCGGCCCGTGCCGGCGCAGGCCCGGCGCCGGGCCCGGAAAGCCGTCTCCGAGTGCCCCGCACTGGCGCTGCTTCTTCGGAGCTGA
- a CDS encoding SigB/SigF/SigG family RNA polymerase sigma factor has translation MATDDVREGRPDRSDRADRPDRPDGPDQPHQQPDRPDRLGAYAAALAALRRLGTLAPSDPQRPALREFVIGEYMSYARYVAGRFRRRGEAPEDLEQVAYVGLVKAVDSYDAAFDTTFLTYATPVIAGEIKRHFRDTTWDVHVPRRMQELSGALRQARESLAQTLGRDPTVTELAEHLDAGTEEIVDAMEASAVYNTGSLDVSLGLSDGEGATLGELIGDDDPGYGLVVDRESLKPLLAELDERDKRILLLRYFRNMSQTEIGEEIGVSQMQVSRLLTRILGRLREGLGLQETAGATNPKKAD, from the coding sequence GTGGCCACGGACGACGTCCGCGAGGGGCGGCCCGACCGGTCCGATCGAGCCGACCGGCCCGACCGGCCCGACGGGCCCGACCAGCCCCACCAGCAGCCCGACCGGCCCGACCGGCTCGGCGCGTACGCCGCGGCCCTGGCCGCGCTGCGCAGGCTGGGCACGCTCGCGCCGTCCGATCCCCAGCGGCCGGCGCTGCGCGAGTTCGTGATCGGCGAGTACATGTCCTACGCGCGCTACGTCGCCGGGCGCTTCCGTCGCCGCGGGGAGGCCCCGGAGGACCTGGAGCAGGTGGCGTACGTCGGCCTGGTGAAGGCGGTCGACAGCTACGACGCGGCGTTCGACACCACGTTCCTGACCTACGCGACGCCGGTGATCGCCGGCGAGATCAAACGGCACTTCCGGGACACGACCTGGGACGTCCACGTGCCGCGCCGGATGCAGGAGCTGTCCGGGGCCCTGCGTCAGGCCCGCGAATCCCTGGCCCAGACGCTGGGACGCGACCCGACCGTCACCGAGCTGGCCGAACACCTGGACGCCGGCACCGAGGAGATCGTCGACGCGATGGAGGCCTCGGCGGTCTACAACACCGGCTCCCTGGACGTCTCGCTGGGCCTGTCCGACGGCGAGGGCGCCACCCTCGGCGAGCTGATCGGCGACGACGACCCCGGCTACGGCTTGGTCGTCGACCGCGAGTCGCTCAAACCGCTGCTGGCCGAGCTCGACGAGCGGGACAAGCGGATCCTGCTGCTGCGCTACTTCCGTAACATGTCGCAGACCGAGATCGGCGAGGAGATCGGCGTCTCGCAGATGCAGGTGTCGCGGTTGCTGACACGGATTCTCGGGCGCCTGCGGGAAGGGCTGGGTCTCCAGGAGACCGCCGGCGCGACGAACCCTAAGAAGGCTGACTAG
- a CDS encoding ferric reductase-like transmembrane domain-containing protein codes for MDSAVIWYAGQATGIVCLVLFSIVMVLGISVRRQVRIPGMPRLAAVALHRSISLLAVAFLTVHILTAVVDSYVDISPLAVLVPFSSSYSPLWVGLGAVALDLILAVTVTSLLRARLGRRTWRAVHWLAYACWPVAVVHGVTLGSGTGHPMNGWALGATLGCVAVVLAAAAQRFLAGRNPVTPADLLAAGARR; via the coding sequence GTGGACTCCGCGGTGATCTGGTACGCCGGGCAGGCCACGGGCATCGTGTGCCTGGTGCTGTTCAGCATCGTGATGGTGCTGGGGATCAGCGTGCGGCGCCAAGTGCGGATACCGGGGATGCCGCGGCTGGCGGCGGTCGCACTGCACCGCAGTATCTCGTTGCTGGCCGTGGCATTCCTGACTGTGCACATCTTGACGGCGGTCGTCGATTCCTACGTGGATATCAGTCCTCTGGCAGTCCTGGTGCCCTTCTCCTCGTCCTACTCGCCGCTGTGGGTGGGCCTGGGCGCGGTCGCTCTGGATCTGATCCTGGCGGTGACGGTCACCAGCCTGCTGCGGGCCCGGCTGGGCCGGCGGACGTGGCGGGCCGTGCACTGGCTGGCCTACGCCTGCTGGCCGGTGGCGGTCGTGCACGGCGTGACGCTCGGCAGCGGCACGGGGCATCCGATGAACGGCTGGGCCCTGGGGGCGACCCTCGGTTGCGTCGCGGTGGTGCTGGCCGCCGCCGCACAGCGTTTCCTGGCCGGGCGGAATCCCGTGACACCGGCTGACCTTCTCGCGGCGGGAGCCCGACGATGA